TCACCGTCATTATTTTCTCCATTCGGAATGTAGTCACTCTTCATTTGCATACCATTGTACATGCCCATGTCCGACGGTGATTTGATGAAACCACTGTCCGGACTTAAGGTATACCGATCGGATGGCGATGATTTACAATATATCGGCGACAGGCCCGATTTACAGTATCCAATATCAGGTAATGGTTGTGAATGGTCAGTGTTTTGTGTTGGCGCTGGCTTAAGGCTATGACAAAACTTGATGGTGTTCATTGGTGGAATAGGTGGAagcgttttgttttgttgggtTCTGTTCGACTGTTGGTCACATGGAATCAAATCGGGCACGTATTTCGATATTGGAATGGTACAACGTGATGGCGGTTGGAAACCTTCTTGTCGGACACACGTTGCACCATGGGCTTGCAACATTTCGGTTAATTTCCGTCGTTCCGTTTCCAGTGACCGTACCTGCGATTTCAATTCGATATTTTGCGTTTCCAAGATTTCCGATTCACTGACCAAATTCAATGTTCGTTCACGCTTTTTCATTCGGCACTTTGTGGctgcaattttatttcgttctCGTCTTCGTCTACGACGATCTTCATCTTCGGGAGTCAACTGTTGAAAAGGGAACAAAGTTAGTTTCGaggagaggaaaaaaaaaagaaaatttcattttcaattaccCCACATCTGGGCGATTTAGAGTCCATATCGTCATCGTCACTGCTATCTAAGCACTCCTTTTTGGCGACTTTGTACTCTGTACCACTGGAATCACCACTGCTAAGTTTTCGCTTCATCTCAAGGGATAATTTGAGACCAGCTTTTATGAGTTGCGAG
This genomic stretch from Bradysia coprophila strain Holo2 chromosome II, BU_Bcop_v1, whole genome shotgun sequence harbors:
- the LOC119067457 gene encoding activating transcription factor 3, whose product is MYNLNVSGPPLLGVDGVCTNQTPRTPEILNSLIAMTNPLEYSFPSNQQKITQYDSHSSCSESPLDSPAGSNVPPSVQQTCSQLIKAGLKLSLEMKRKLSSGDSSGTEYKVAKKECLDSSDDDDMDSKSPRCGLTPEDEDRRRRRRERNKIAATKCRMKKRERTLNLVSESEILETQNIELKSQVRSLETERRKLTEMLQAHGATCVRQEGFQPPSRCTIPISKYVPDLIPCDQQSNRTQQNKTLPPIPPMNTIKFCHSLKPAPTQNTDHSQPLPDIGYCKSGLSPIYCKSSPSDRYTLSPDSGFIKSPSDMGMYNGMQMKSDYIPNGENNDGDVSEFALKCELIDAHSPYTTVQSADRFLFDGGNDNFDSDISASRNMKILNNNNNNNNHLTTTTTVIEFNSSCQSFVESHLLKADFLSHNPELLMDGTETQFTDLDSGVTTYNSIANNANNNSNNSGCMA